The following nucleotide sequence is from Pseudomonadota bacterium.
ATCGGTGACTCAATAATACAAACCATTCGTGGCGTTGGCTATATTATTAAGGATCAACAAGAATGACGGTTAAAAAAAGGATAATACTGTTTGTTGCGGGCACCGGTTTTATCACAAGCCTGTTGTTTTCCATTGTAGTGTTTTGTGAGCTTTTAGAACAGCCTTTTTCCCTTTTGGATAAAGAACTGAGAGAAGAAGCAGACAGGGCAAGCTTGATGATCTCTATGGGACAATCAGAATCGGCATTGCCGTCTGTGGGTTCGCCAAGCTATGAAAGTTATCCCTATTGGTTAAATATTTATAAGCAAGATTCCGGAATATTAATTTATGAGTCAAAGCTTGCAAAACTTATAAAACTTCCTTCGGTTAAACCAGGCTCCAAAGCTATTTTAAACGCCTTAAACCAGCCCGAAAACATTTCTTTGGAACAACATAAAAGAAAGCAAACAACCTTCCGTGTAAGATCTTTCATATTTAACTATTCTGGAATAGAGTATAAAGTACAAATCGCCCGCTCTATGTCAAAACTTAAAGATGAAATCAGGGAATTGGTTTTAGGTCTTGTTGCAGGACTTGTTTTTTCCAGCATTGCTTTAATTGTAATCAGCTATTTTGTTGCGGGAAAGATATTAAAACCGATTGGAGCCATGAGAGACTTAACACGGAATATAAGTGAAAAGAATCTTGATCAAAGAATTCCTGTAGGTCCCGAAAATGACGAATTCAATGAACTTGCAAACACTATTAACCTGATGCTTGACAGGCTGCAATATTCATTTGCAAGACAAAGAAATTTATTGTTTGATACGTCTCATGAAATGAAAACGCCGCTGTCTACGATGAGGCTGGCAATAGATGAAATTTGTACCGCAAACAGGGAAAACCTCCCCCCTATATTGCAGGAAAATCTCTTGCAATTAAACAATCAGGTTCTAAGGATGGAACAGCTGGTTAAAAACCTATTAAGCCTCTCATCTCT
It contains:
- a CDS encoding HAMP domain-containing histidine kinase — encoded protein: MTVKKRIILFVAGTGFITSLLFSIVVFCELLEQPFSLLDKELREEADRASLMISMGQSESALPSVGSPSYESYPYWLNIYKQDSGILIYESKLAKLIKLPSVKPGSKAILNALNQPENISLEQHKRKQTTFRVRSFIFNYSGIEYKVQIARSMSKLKDEIRELVLGLVAGLVFSSIALIVISYFVAGKILKPIGAMRDLTRNISEKNLDQRIPVGPENDEFNELANTINLMLDRLQYSFARQRNLLFDTSHEMKTPLSTMRLAIDEICTANRENLPPILQENLLQLNNQVLRMEQLVKNLLSLSSLEMLDRIKPEEVNLKDLILSLASDYRFLTDEQNIKMDIQFPDKLIVSGDADKLNRAFSNIFDNAIKYNIVGGKITLEGKQVLDEVIITITNTGPGVASNETEKVFEQFYRVEKSRSARYGGSGLGLAIVKRIIELHGGNAKMESVQGEWTRVTVYLPYV